The segment AGATGGCCGAGGCCATGGGCGTCAACACCTTCCGCTACAAGGTCACCATCTTCGTGCTCGCCGCCCTGCTGGCCGCGCTGGCGGGCTGGCTGTTCGCGCACTTCCAGCGCTCGGTCAGCCCGGCGGCTTTCGGCCTGAAGATGGGCATCGAGTACCTGTTCATGGCCGTGGTCGGCGGCGTCGGCCACGTCTGGGGTGCGCTGGTGGGCGCCGGCCTGATCAAGGTGCTGGACGACCAGCTGCAGGTCCTGCTGCCGCGCCTGATCGGCACCAGCGGCAGCTACGAGATCATCGTCTTCGGCATCGCCCTGGTGCTGGTGCTGAAGTACCTGCCCGACGGCCTGTGGTCCATGGTCGAGAAGAAGCTGCCGCGGCGCCAGCGCAGGAACGACTGGAGCGATGCCGCGCCCCTGCCGGAACGCGCCAAGCCCGCCACCGGCGAGCTGCTGCTGGACGTGCAGGCCATCCGCAAGGAGTTCGGCGGCCTGGTGGCCGTCAACGACATCAGCTTCCAGATCCGCGCCGGCCAGATCGTCGGCCTGATCGGCCCCAACGGCGCCGGCAAGTCCACCACCTTCAACCTGATCACCGGCGTGCTGGGCATGACGCGCGGCCATGTGGTGTTTGCCGGCGAACAGCTCGACGGCCTGCCCTCGCGCGAGATCGCGCGCCGTGGCATGGGCCGCACCTTCCAGCACGTGAAGATGATTCCGGACATGACCGTGCTGGAGAACGTGGCGCTGGGCGCCCACCTGCGTGGCCGCAAGGGCGTGGTGAGTGCCATGACACGCCTGAACCGCGACGAAGAGCGCCAGCTCTACCGCGAAGCACAGCGCCAGCTGGAGCGCATCGGCATGGGCGCCTACCTGCACGAACAGGCCGGCAACCTGGCCATGGGCCTGCAGCGCCTGATGGAGATCGCCCGCGCCCTGTGCAGCGACCCCACCCTGCTGCTGCTCGACGAGCCCGCCGCCGGCCTGCGCCACAAGGAAAAACAGGACCTGATCGCCGTGCTGCGCCAGTTGCAGGGCGAAGGCATGAGCATCCTGCTGGTGGAACACGACATGGACCTGGTGATGGAGGTCTGCGACCACCTGGTCGTGATGGAGTTCGGCACCCTGCTGACCCAGGGCCCGCCGGCGCAGATCCAGCAGGACCCCAAGGTGCGTGCCGCCTACCTGGGCACGGAGCACTGAGCATGACCAATATGAAGACCCCCCTGCTGCAGGTGCAGGACCTGCGTTCCGGCTACGGCCGAGCCGAAGTGCTGCACGGCCTGAGCCTGCAGGCCGACAAGGGCAGTGTGATCACCGTGATCGGCCCCAACGGCGCCGGCAAGTCCACCCTGCTCAACTCCCTGATGGGCATCCTGCCCGGCCAGGGCCAGGTCAGCTTCGACGGCCAGGACATCGGCCGCCTGACGCTGGAAGAGCGCGTGATGTGCGGCATCTCGCTGGTGCCGGAAAAACGCGAGCTCTTCTCCAGCATGCCAGTCGAGGACAACCTGATCCTCGGCGGCTTCCGCCAGAAACGCCTGGGCAATGCCCGCTGGCGCGACAAGCTTGACGAGGTCTACACCCTGTTCCCGCGCCTGCAGGAGCGCCGCAGCCAGCTGGCTGGCACGCTGTCAGGTGGCGAGCGGCAGATGCTGGCCGTGGGCCGTTCGCTGATGTCCGGCCCGAAGCTGCTCATGCTCGACGAACCCAGCCTGGGCCTGGCGCCGCTGATCGTGCGCGAGATCTTCGCCATCATCGAGACCCTGCGCCAGACCGGCGTGACCATCGTGCTGGTGGAGCAGAACGCGCGCGCCGCCCTGGCCGTGGCCGACCACGGTTATGTGCTGGAAATGGGCGAGATCGCGCTGCAGGGCCCGGCCGCCCAGCTGGCCCAGGACCCGCGCGTGATCGACACCTACCTGGGCGCCGCCAAGCACAAGGGCTGAGCCCGGGAACCGTTCCCTCCGCTGTCCGAAGACGTCCCTCTGGAGAAACCATGAAACGCATGCACCCGGCTTACCTCCTTGCACTGTCTGCAGCATGGCTGTCGGCCTGCAGCACCGCCCCCGAGGCACCCGGCTCGCGCACGTCGGCGCTGCCCGCGGCCACCGGTGCCGCGCTGCAGAGCTGTGCAGCGCTCAAGGACAGCTTCAGCTACGCACAGACCCGCATCGACGCCGCCACACCGGTGCCTGCCGGCACGCTGAAGCAGGGCGGCAGCCCGGTGGCGACGCATTGCCTGGTCAAGGGCAGCATGCACCAGCGCAAGGGCAGCGACGGCCGTGACTACGCCATCGGCTTCGAGATGCGCCTGCCCGAGGTCTGGAACGGCCGCTTCTACTACCAGGGCAACGGCGGCCTGGACGGCGCGGTGCGCCCGGCCGAAGGCGCGCTGGGCGGCGGCCCGCTCACGGGTGCGTTGTTTCAGGGTTTTGCCGTCATCAGTTCGGACGCCGGCCACAGCGGCGCGCAGACCACGGTCTTCGGGCTGGAGCCCCAGGCCCGGCTGGACTACGGCTACCAGGCCGTGGCCAAGCTCACACCCATGGCCAAGGACCTGATCCGCAGCGCCTACGGCAAAGGGCCGGACCGCTCCTACATCGGTGGCTGCTCCAACGGCGGGCGCCATGCCATGGTGGCCGCCTCGCGCCTGGGTGATCAATACGACGGCTACCTCATCGGCGCGCCGGGTTACCGTCTACCCAATGCCGCGCTGGCCCAGCTCTGGGGCGCGCAACGCTGGAGCCCGCTGGCCACACCGGGTGCCACCGTCAAACACCCCATGAACCCGAGCGCCAGCATTCCTGACCTGGGCAGCGCCTTCACGGCCCAGGAGCGCCAGACCGTGGCCCGCGCCATCCTGCAGCGTTGCGACGCGCTGGACGGCCTGTCCGACGGCATGGTGCAGGCCACCCAGGCCTGCCAGGCCGTCTTCGATGTGGCGCGCGACGTGCCCGCCTGCAGCGGCGTGCGTGATGGCAGCTGCCTGTCCCCGGCGCAAAAGACCGTGCTGGCCCAGGTCCATGCCGGCGGCAAGACCACGAATGGCCAGACCATCTACAGCGCCTTCCCCTACGATCCCGGCATCGCCGGCAGCAACTGGGCGCAGTGGAAGTTCGTCAACGCCGTGGCGCTGGATCCGCTGGCCATCAGCACCGTGTTCACGGCACCGCCCATGCCGACCAGCCCCCTGACGGCCAACATCGACGCGCTGCTCCCGGCCATCGCCGCCAGCAATGAGACCTACCGCGAGTCCGGCCTGGCGCTGATGTCACCACCCGGCCACGAGCGTCCCGACAAGCTGCGCGCCCTGCGTGCACGCGGTGCCAGGATCGTGCTGTACCACGGTGTGAGCGACGCCATCTTCTCGGCCGAAGACACACGGCAGTGGGTCGAGCGCCTGGACACCAGCCAGGGCGGGCGCGCGGCCGACTTCGCGCGTTATTTCCCCGTGCCCGGCATGAACCATTGCAGCGGCGGCCCGGCGGCCGACCAGTTCGACCTGCTGAGCCCGCTGGTGCGCTGGGTCGAGGAAGGTGTGGCACCGCAGGCCGTCACGGCCCGTGCGCGCGGCGCCGGCAACCCCGGCGGTGCCAACACCGAACTGCCTGCGGACTGGGCCGCCGATCGCAGCCGTCCGCTCTGCGCCTATCCCACGGTGGCCCGCTACCGCGGCCAGGGCTCGACCGAAGACGCCCGCAACTTCAGCTGCCAGTAACACCCATGGACTACCAGCCCCGCCTCGACGAGATCGGCCGCCTGCTGTTCGGTGTACTCGACGCTCCGCAGCAGCTGCAGGCCCTGCCCGCCTTTGCCGAGGTGGACGCGGCGCTGATGCAGCAGGTGCTGGAGGAAGCCGGCAAGTTCGTTGCCAGCGAGATCGCACCGCTGCAGCGCGTGGGTGACGAGGTCGGTGCGCGCTTCGAAGCCGGCCAGGTCACCATGCCGCCGGGCTTTCGCGCGGCCTACCAGGCCTTCTGGCAGGCGGGTTGGCCCGCCCTGGCCAACGCGCCCGAAGACGGTGGCCAGGGCCTGCCGGCCGTGCTGGAAGCCGTGCTCTACGAGATGCTGAGCGCGGCCAACCATGGCTGGACCATGGCACCGGGCCTGCTGCACGGCGCCTACGAATGCCTCAGGCACCACGGCAGCGAGGAACTGAAAGCGCGTTACCTGCAGAAGATCGCCACTGGCGAGTGGCTGGCCACCATGTGCCTGACCGAGCCACAGGCCGGCAGCGACCTGGGCCTGGTGCGCACCAAGGCCCTGCCGCAGGCCGACGGCAGCTACCGTGTGAGTGGCGGCAAGATCTTCATCTCCGGCGGCGAACACGACCTGAGCGACAACATCGTGCATTTCGTGCTGGCGCGCCTGCCCGATGCACCGCCCGGGCCCAAAGGCCTGTCCCTCTTTCTCGCACCCAAGCTGCTGCCGGATGGCCGTCGCAACGGCGTGTTCTGCGAACGCATCGAGGAAAAGATGGGCCTGCACGGCAGCCCCACCTGCGTGCTGCGCTTCGAGGACACCATGGGCTGGCTGGTGGGCGAACCCCACCGCGGCCTGAACGCCATGTTCGTCATGATGAACGCGGCCCGCCTGCACGTGGGCCTGCAGGGCATCGCCCTGCTGGAAGCCGCCTGGCAGAAGGCCAGCGCCTATGCGGCCGAACGGCGCCAGATGCGGGCGCCCGGTGCCAGCGAGACCAGCCTGATCCAGGCGCATCCGGCCATCCAGCGCATCCTGAGCACCCAGCGTGCCTGGGTGGACGGTGGGCGCCTGCTGGCCTACCGCACGGCCATCGAGCTCGACGTCATCAAGCACCACCCCGACGCGACACGACGCGAGGCCGCACAGCGTTGGTGCAGCCTGGTCACCCCCGTGCTCAAGGCCGCCTGGACACGCCAGGGTTTCCTGGGTGCGAGCGAGTGCCTGCAGGTCTTCGGTGGCCACGGTT is part of the Rhodoferax sp. BAB1 genome and harbors:
- a CDS encoding ABC transporter ATP-binding protein; this translates as MKTPLLQVQDLRSGYGRAEVLHGLSLQADKGSVITVIGPNGAGKSTLLNSLMGILPGQGQVSFDGQDIGRLTLEERVMCGISLVPEKRELFSSMPVEDNLILGGFRQKRLGNARWRDKLDEVYTLFPRLQERRSQLAGTLSGGERQMLAVGRSLMSGPKLLMLDEPSLGLAPLIVREIFAIIETLRQTGVTIVLVEQNARAALAVADHGYVLEMGEIALQGPAAQLAQDPRVIDTYLGAAKHKG
- a CDS encoding acyl-CoA dehydrogenase family protein — encoded protein: MDYQPRLDEIGRLLFGVLDAPQQLQALPAFAEVDAALMQQVLEEAGKFVASEIAPLQRVGDEVGARFEAGQVTMPPGFRAAYQAFWQAGWPALANAPEDGGQGLPAVLEAVLYEMLSAANHGWTMAPGLLHGAYECLRHHGSEELKARYLQKIATGEWLATMCLTEPQAGSDLGLVRTKALPQADGSYRVSGGKIFISGGEHDLSDNIVHFVLARLPDAPPGPKGLSLFLAPKLLPDGRRNGVFCERIEEKMGLHGSPTCVLRFEDTMGWLVGEPHRGLNAMFVMMNAARLHVGLQGIALLEAAWQKASAYAAERRQMRAPGASETSLIQAHPAIQRILSTQRAWVDGGRLLAYRTAIELDVIKHHPDATRREAAQRWCSLVTPVLKAAWTRQGFLGASECLQVFGGHGYVREWGIEQIVRDARITMIYEGTNEIQAIDLLLRKVLPDGGAALGTLFDELAADGPLPAGLTQRFAQLRQLAARLALAASYRNDLPYWVADDFLQAVALTLLEWAGTRIAAETPHWQAPARALHTWVLPAFALHLQIIEQQLAETETAAPTPAAA
- a CDS encoding ATP-binding cassette domain-containing protein; translation: MKSPRTLGLLAFAIAIPLLTVLPLPDFWFTQLNTIGIYSLTCLGLVLLTGVGGLTSFGQAAFVGIGAYTTAVLTVQLGVAPWLTLPIGLALTAGCALLLALITLRMSGHYLPLATIAWGLSLYYLMGNLEALGKYDGITGIKTLGLAGFDFGEGRSFFVLLWAIVLLAAVAVLNLLDSRAGRAIRALKNGAQMAEAMGVNTFRYKVTIFVLAALLAALAGWLFAHFQRSVSPAAFGLKMGIEYLFMAVVGGVGHVWGALVGAGLIKVLDDQLQVLLPRLIGTSGSYEIIVFGIALVLVLKYLPDGLWSMVEKKLPRRQRRNDWSDAAPLPERAKPATGELLLDVQAIRKEFGGLVAVNDISFQIRAGQIVGLIGPNGAGKSTTFNLITGVLGMTRGHVVFAGEQLDGLPSREIARRGMGRTFQHVKMIPDMTVLENVALGAHLRGRKGVVSAMTRLNRDEERQLYREAQRQLERIGMGAYLHEQAGNLAMGLQRLMEIARALCSDPTLLLLDEPAAGLRHKEKQDLIAVLRQLQGEGMSILLVEHDMDLVMEVCDHLVVMEFGTLLTQGPPAQIQQDPKVRAAYLGTEH
- a CDS encoding tannase/feruloyl esterase family alpha/beta hydrolase, with product MKRMHPAYLLALSAAWLSACSTAPEAPGSRTSALPAATGAALQSCAALKDSFSYAQTRIDAATPVPAGTLKQGGSPVATHCLVKGSMHQRKGSDGRDYAIGFEMRLPEVWNGRFYYQGNGGLDGAVRPAEGALGGGPLTGALFQGFAVISSDAGHSGAQTTVFGLEPQARLDYGYQAVAKLTPMAKDLIRSAYGKGPDRSYIGGCSNGGRHAMVAASRLGDQYDGYLIGAPGYRLPNAALAQLWGAQRWSPLATPGATVKHPMNPSASIPDLGSAFTAQERQTVARAILQRCDALDGLSDGMVQATQACQAVFDVARDVPACSGVRDGSCLSPAQKTVLAQVHAGGKTTNGQTIYSAFPYDPGIAGSNWAQWKFVNAVALDPLAISTVFTAPPMPTSPLTANIDALLPAIAASNETYRESGLALMSPPGHERPDKLRALRARGARIVLYHGVSDAIFSAEDTRQWVERLDTSQGGRAADFARYFPVPGMNHCSGGPAADQFDLLSPLVRWVEEGVAPQAVTARARGAGNPGGANTELPADWAADRSRPLCAYPTVARYRGQGSTEDARNFSCQ